In Choristoneura fumiferana chromosome 4, NRCan_CFum_1, whole genome shotgun sequence, the sequence NNNNNNNNNNNNNNNNNNNNNNNNNNNNNNNNNNNNNNNNNNNNNNNNNNNNNNNNNNNNNNNNNNNNNNNNNNNNNNNNNNNNNNNNNNNNNNNNNNNNNNNNNNNNNNNNNNNNNNNNNNNNNNNNNNNNNNNNNNNNNNNNNNNNNNNNNNNNNNNNNNNNNNNNNNNNNNNNNNNNNNNNNNNNNNNNNNNNNNNNNNNNNNNNNNNNNNNNNNNNNNNNNNNNNNNNNNNNNNNNNNNNNNNNNNNNNNNNNNNNNNNNNNNNNNNNNNNNNNNNNNNNNNNNNNNNNNNNNNNNNNNNNNNNNNNNNNNNNNNNNNNNNNNNNNNNNNNNNNNNNNNNNNNNNNNNNNNNNNNNNNNNNNNNNNNNNNNNNNNNNNNNNNNNNNNNNNNNNNNNNNNNNNNNNNNNNNNNNNNNNNNNNNNNNNNNNNNNNNNNNNNNNNNNNNNNNNNNNNNNNNNNNNNNNNNNNNNNNNNNNNNNNNNNNNNNNNNNNNNNNNNNNNNNNNNNNNNNNNNNNNNNNNNNNNNNNNNNNNNNNNNNNNNNNNNNNNNNNNNNNNNNNNNNNNNNNNNNNNNNNNNNNNNNNNNNNNNNNNNNNNNNNNNNNNNNNNNNNNNNNNNNNNNNNNNNNNNNNNNNNNNNNNNNNNNNNNNNNNNNNNNNNNNNNNNNNNNNNNNNNNNNNNNNNNNNNNNNNNNNNNNNNNNNNNNNNNNNNNNNNNNNNNNNNNNNNNNNNNNNNNNNNNNNNNNNNNNNNNNNNNNNNNNNNNNNNNNNNNNNNNNNNNNNNNNNNNNNNNNNNNNNNNNNNNNNNNNNNNNNNNNNNNNNNNNNNNNNNNNNNNNNNNNNNNNNNNNNNNNNNNNNNNNNNNNNNNNNNNNNNNNNNNNNNNNNNNNNNNNNNNNNNNNNNNNNNNNNNNNNNNNNNNNNNNNNNNNNNNNNNNNNNNNNNNNNNNNNNNNNNNNNNNNNNNNNNNNNNNNNNNNNNNNNNNNNNNNNNNNNNNNNNNNNNNNNNNNNNNNNNNNNNNNNNNNNNNNNNNNNNNNNNNNNNNNNNNNNNNNNNNNNNNNNNNNNNNNNNNNNNNNNNNNNNNNNNNNNNNNNNNNNNNNNNNNNNNNNNNNNNNNNNNNNNNNNNNNNNNNNNNNNNNNNNNNNNNNNNNNNNNNNNNNNNNNNNNNNNNNNNNNNNNNNNNNNNNNNNNNNNNNNNNNNNNNNNNNNNNNNNNNNNNNNNNNNNNNNNNNNNNNNNNNNNNNNNNNNNNNNNNNNNNNNNNNNNNNNNNNNNNNNNNNNNNNNNNNNNNNNNNNNNNNNNNNNNNNNNNNNNNNNNNNNNNNNNNNNNNNNNNNNNNNNNNNNNNNNNNNNNNNNNNNNNNNNNNNNNNNNNNNNNNNNNNNNNNNNNNNNNNNNNNNNNNNNNNNNNNNNNNNNNNNNNNNNNNNNNNNNNNNNNNNNNNNNNNNNNNNNNNNNNNNNNNNNNNNNNNNNNNNNNNNNNNNNNNNNNNNNNNNNNNNNNNNNNNNNNNNNNNNNNNNNNNNNNNNNNNNNNNNNNNNNNNNNNNNNNNNNNNNNNNNNCTATTGTCCTCGGTGTGGCAGGCATGTCTGCTGTTACTATGACATTTAATGTTATATACGTTTTACATCAGAGTTATATCCTACTGAAATAAGGAATATGGCTTTTGGCTTAGGGACGGCTGGAGCCAAGGTAGGGGCAATTGTAGCACCATTTGTAGCAACGTTGAGCCCTCATTGGATTCCATCACTTGTTTTTGCTGCTTTGCCGGTAATAGCAgcttgtatttgttttgtactACCAGAGACAAAGGGAAAGAATTTACAAGATCACTTAgattaagtttgtttttgtatagatataaatttcaggagatcgttataataataagtaataatataaatgtatatgattattattattataagtgagTATCAAACCTACTTcattttgttgttgtttaaaGTGGTTACGTCTTTGACAAAGGTTACCTTCTGTTCTTTGAACACCAATGTCCAGATTAGTgctgtaacgaatattcgcattcgcgaatattcgcatatttttccatattcgcattcgcattcgcaaaatttctgcgaatataggttaaaaataaggttaataaaataatttttatgttttatatagacaaaaaaaattacttaatctcATAgtcacattatcagtcttcacttaatcCATACCATcataccatcccagcctatatacgtcccacagctgggcacaggcttcctctcagaacaagttcacttaatcatttggtattatttatttaattactttgcgatgcgttcgtataaactgggtaattctcggaacaaagtacaagcggaacgcacttcgttcgaacgagactgcgatagacaatttggcgccaaaacgaaaaactgattattcgcattcgcattcgcgaatgttcaaaaaatgacattcgttacatcactagtccAGATTGAAAGGTGATATAAAATGTATTCTTTTCCTTCTCATGATATAAACTGTTTGAGCGCTAGTCTGTGTTTTTGTACTAATAGGTCTAACAGATGGCAAGTATCTGTAAATGATTTTTTGgctatttttattgtgtttcatctttaagtagttttaaatttagtctttgtaaaaaaatactaagagTCACCGATATTGATTGAAATATTACTACCTACAACGAACAAAAGAACAAcaacaagcaaaaaaaaaaatcattgttGCAATTGACAGTATACTATATTCAAGGCCTGTTTCTTTTAAAGACATCTGTGAcgccgtctttatttgttttgtctaaattaattacatttatccatcactgaaaatgtatgaaacagTGGTATGAAATAGGCCCTAAGTtagttttcaaagtcaaagtcaaaatatctttattcaatttaggctataacaagcacttatgaataatttattgaatcaggcgttactttgcggaggtccatatcaatgaactaaataatttccttgctcacgcgaccttacgatagctaagcttatgcaaaatatgcgtgttcatgcagttcctccacctccacactgtaagaacagcacacaaatcacacaaacccatctatcaccaccaccacactacactgacgcgtttcgaactcaaacagagctcatctcagagtgacacaaccgtacaccatgccaccagttgttagactaacgaaccacaccaccgttttaacttgtcactgtaactcccaagtacccacatacgttttatgaaacaaaaactatcccacaaattattaataaaaatttttacaaccgtccttcaaaaactaccttgaatttttatttatttactgtcaaggcatgttttattaactaccattgccgaaattagatccaagcagtagcaagggagatgaaactaaatttacctgctcattaataaactgttgtatctaattatctccatgcattctaaaacatcgagacgattTTCGTATGAGGTGTTactattgtggcaaggggtttcgtctcgatgttagaatgcatggagataattagatacaacagtatggggtctattattatgagcaggtaaatttagtttcatctcttgctacggcttggatctaatttcggcaatggtagttaataaacatgccttgaagtaaataataaaaaatcaaggtagttttgaaggacggttaaaattttgatgggttttgtgatttgtgtgttgttcttacagtgtggaggtggaggaactggcatgaacacgcatattttgcataagcttagctatcgtaaggtcgcgggtgagcaaggaaattattttagttcacttatgaatgtcaaaaaaaatctaccaccggttcggaaaaacatgtgttgagaagaatccggcaagaaactcaacgaggtatactttttttttaaacagatttacaatattattaaatgatatctaaatatacatcacaaatatttatcacaacttttttttaacacaatacGCTACTTGaaaggatcgctaatgcggatcggaattatttccaaatataccTGTCCGTGGTacaatataatcattaactttataaatacgcctttgatattagtcttcttgacaatagttCAATAGATTTTAGACACCAGTGAAAGAAAAACTAGAATTTCATTTACGAAATGTTCGAGTATTTTAcgtcaaaatatattatgacagtTATGAAGAAAGTATCATTTAATTTACACTTCATTAAATCAAATCATAATCattaaatctaaataataaaagaaaaaccaaaatcatttattcagtaaataggccacaaAGGGCACTTTTAaaagtcatttttagggttccgtagccaaatggcaaaaaacggaacccttatggattcgtcatgtctgtctgtctgtctgtccgtccgtatgtcacagccacttttttccgaaactataaacttggtaagtagatgtattctgtgaaccgcattaagattttcacacaaaaatagaaaaaaaaaacaataagttttgggggttccccatacttaaaactgaaactcaaatatatttttttcatcaaacccatacgtgtgggatatctatggataggtcttcaacaatgatattgaggtttctaacaTCATTTTCTGCTAAACTGAAGCTTGCgtgagagacacttccaaagtggtaaaatgtgtgttccgccccctgtaacttctaaaataaatgaatgataaaactaaaaaaatatatgatgtacttaccatgcaaacttccaacgaaaattggtttgaacgagattttttcaatacgtcataaacttttatattatgatacttgctgctacggaacccttcatgggcgagttcgacttgcacttggccgatttttaaaactaccagcgcttttggtaagagcatcattgccaagaagaatacgccgcaagaaacttggcagaaagtcatttttcaaaataaaataattacaaataaaatacttaaaaactacaggaTAAAATGCACCAGTTGGGAGTTGGGGAACTAGTTCGCTGCGtttcaaatttatttcaatGTTAATATTCAACAATGTCAATTTGTTATTCATATGcaactaaaacaatgcaatgaATATAAAACAAGCCAATTTTAGGCTGGTCGCACATCACGAGAAATATCTAATTGTCTAATAGAAAAAGTATGATCCTATCCAGTCAGGCGATTTGGCCATCAGTATAGTTGTTTGCGTCTGACTGCTCAGCAACACAGCTAAAAGTGACAGTCATGTGATTGATGTGACGCTGGTCTTTTTACGCAAGCAGCACGGTGATGTTAGAGCATAAGCTCCTAAAAATTGCACTATGTATAGGCACATAGTGCATTTTTTAGGTGTGCACGCGCATTGGAAGTACCGAAAATTCAAAAAAAGCTAGCACAAAAGTGACGAGGCGTGCTATCCTACGTTTCTGAGAAACCCACTGACAGCACAGCCGTAACGAGAAAAACTTCTTGTTTTCTGTGAGTTCTAGAACAAAACGTGCAGATTGAAATTGGTAAAGATTAGAAATTTCTCCTAATGTATCTACAGCCGGATTTAATCGCGTTAAAAATGGATTTGTTATACACTATCAACTAAAACAATTGCTAAGTTGTTGCGACTATTGAACGTGGGACTTGGTCTATGTCATTACATTGCATCATCCCAGAGTCGAGTATAATATGACGCGTACAGTTGTGGCTGTGGCGTACTTGCAGAATAACCTACCGTTTTTTTGAAGTCGCAAAAATATAATGGCAGAAGATAGTGAAAGTAATGAAAATAAAGACGTTAAAATCAAAGAAGTCCGCGGAGCCATTGATGCAAAGGGAAATGAAGACTATTTAGTTGTGTGTATTGGTGCGTTCGGCGCTTGGCAAGCCAAAGTTTGCATCCTAGTATGCGTGGCTAGATTCATGGTCATGTGGAATTGgatgtttataatatttttaacatatgACTCGGAGTTCATTTGCACCAGTTTTAATGCAACTATACCGGAAAACGTAACAGAATCTACGTGTTATGATGGATGCACAAAGTACGAATTTGCTGAAGGTCTGTTTACTACAAGCTTTGTGGCAGAATTTGAGCTAATATGTGAACGGGCTTGGATGGCTAACATGGTCCAGTCAATGATGATGTTTGGCTTTCTGTTtggagtttttttatttgggtGGATATCTGACAGGTAAACGTTGATATAGTTgaattgttatatattttttaaaaaaggtaATGATAATATTGGATACTTTTATCAAAATGTAAAAGTTGGATGTATATTGGTTCTGGAAGTTTTTGAAGAGACTTAAATTCAAGCTATAGGTATACCAACTGCCTatgtgaaaattattattattctgcaCAGATATGGCCGTCGCATCGCACTTATGCTTTCTTCATTCATCAATGTGGTACTCATGGTAGCGTCACCCTTTTCTCCGAACTACTGGCTCTACGCCAGCTTGCGTTTCTTCATCGGAGTGGCGTCAGGAGGTGTTCTAGTCGTCGCAATAGTTGTAATCCTTGAAGTAGTTGGACCTCAATATCGAGAAATAGCAggtttatttcttttaaattcaCCCTTTACaaacaatttgaaaaatatgagaTAACTTGATTTGCTACTCATTCATTACATTGATTGCCTTCTTGGTATTTCTAGCTGCCTGTGCCAAACTCCCCGATGGAATTGGTGAAGCATCACTCTGTGCGTTCGCGTACTTCTCACCGACATGGCGGGTGTATGCTTTATCTATAGGCATTGTTTCCATCTTGATCCTGGCTTCATTGGCGCTGGTTCCAGAGACACCGAGGTGGTTGATGACTAACGGACAGCTGGATGCAATGAGGAAGTTGATGGTATATGCTGCGAAATGGTAACTTTGTTTTGTACATACATTTAATATCACTATCCTGTCTGGTCTGATGACATCTCGGTCTGGCACTTGCTTAAGCTCATAATAAGATAAAGAGGAATGATAAATGTGACAATGATACATTTGTTAATTTATACGTATTATTTTTCACGAATCTTTTTAAAGCTACCTCTTACGGACATAGTTTCTAAATGCTACAAATGTACACAGACTCTTCTTATGAAGCGACGtcaaatattatattgtttctaaaataaaatcggTTTTCAGTAATAGTCTTGATGCTGCTACTGCAAAAGagaatataaataataacataaaacaaacaGTGCCTAGTGTTACGAAGAAAAACGTGCAGTATTACGATCTGTTCAGAACGATGAAGATGTCTCTAAGAACATTGGCAATGTTTTTTATTTGGACGGTCGGAGGACTAAGCTACTTTGGTATTAACCAGTACGTCTCATTT encodes:
- the LOC141427116 gene encoding solute carrier family 22 member 13-like, yielding MAEDSESNENKDVKIKEVRGAIDAKGNEDYLVVCIGAFGAWQAKVCILVCVARFMVMWNWMFIIFLTYDSEFICTSFNATIPENVTESTCYDGCTKYEFAEGLFTTSFVAEFELICERAWMANMVQSMMMFGFLFGVFLFGWISDRYGRRIALMLSSFINVVLMVASPFSPNYWLYASLRFFIGVASGGVLVVAIVVILEVVGPQYREIAAACAKLPDGIGEASLCAFAYFSPTWRVYALSIGIVSILILASLALVPETPRWLMTNGQLDAMRKLMVYAAKCNSLDAATAKENINNNIKQTVPSVTKKNVQYYDLFRTMKMSLRTLAMFFIWTVGGLSYFGINQYVSFLGPSVYISVIILGLIQIPACFVGMWLNKAAGRKTSTIGILAMIGLTMFLLIFVPPDHWSAIVLGVAGMSASTMIFSVVYLYTSELYPTEIRNMSFGICTAGAKIGATVAPFIATLSPHWVPTLVFAALPILAACICFILPETKGRNFQDHLD